ACTATCGACATAACTAAACAAAGACGGCCATAGGAATGAAAGAGGGCAAGCAAAACGGTAATAAACTATTTTGAAAACTGAACAACATGAAGGAAAATCAGAAGGGTTCTCGGAAAACAGccgattccatggctagttcctgttttctttttttgcatgtcgtctaaaatcaaggtaaaATCAAGGGTATTGTAGATTCCCCGCTAATCCTTGTCTACAGAATTAATTTCCCTGGTCGATGCACAGAAATCGCCAAGAAAATTGGGGTTAAAAATTGTTATCATTTGAAATAGCGACCCTACCAAAGAGGCCACGCATGTCCGTCGCGTAGGAGCTGATGCTCATCAAGTTGCTTGAAGAGCATCCGGCCTTGGCACGGGCTGCGTCAGAGCTCGTGCCCGGGTATCCAGCGGCTCGCAGGCGGGAGCTCTGGGAAGAGATTGAGGCCGCCTTGAATAGAAGGGGCCCGGCAGTGAAGTCAGCCGAGTACTGGCGCCACACTTGGCATCTGTTAGCTTGCCGTTGGCGCGGCTGCAAGCTGGCCAGTGGTGAGCCCGTCAACATTGGTCTGTGGAGCACGTTTGAATGTATATTTCCGCATCATATATCGCAGGGGCACCGGTCGTGGCAGGCTGCCGAGGATGGCTGGCCGCACGATACAGATGGTCGGGCCAGTGAGCGCCAGGGGGCCTTACTTCGAACAGATCAACGCCCCCCACCAGCAGCAGGTATGTATGTCCACTGTCGTTAGTCAACTGCTACAACATTACAGGCAATTGCAAAGGTTGCAGCTTGCTGGTAATAAAGGGTTCTTAACCAAACCTCAGAGTCATGTGCAGTAAGGAATGCAACCCTATGATGAACTACGAGACATTCTTGTTTGAACATGTGGCGCTGTGCCGTCTTGCAGGAACACACCAGCCCCAGCCTACCTCGCCCCCACAGAGTTTCAGTGGACGGCGAACTGGAGACAAGCGGCCTGCTGAGGGAGGCCCACTCTGGAGCTGGTAGGTGAACCATTTTATGTGTATGCCTTTTAGCTTGTGTACACTGCTGATGACCTCATATGTTTATGCTAGTGTTTAGTGTAATGATTTCATGTAAATGATACGTCCTGGGCAGGGGCAAGCAACGAGACATCCCCTGAAATGCTggaggaggagcagcagcagcgtgctgAGAACGCCAGCGAGTTGACCTGCCAGTATACAGGCTATGCAGACTGCACATTACCCTTTTTGCAAGCTGCCTCAAATTAACAGCTTATACAGGAGCATCGTACAGTCGCAGTTGTTTTAGAATGTGCACAAAAGTTTTCTTCACATCTGGCATCGGCACGTTGCGCTAGCTTTTTCCCTCTTACAACGAGAGCTATGACGAGGCTGGTGTGCACATTGAGTACACTGAAAAAATGCTGCCTTTGTCATATAATTGATTATAACTGCTTTTATGTACCTTGCTCTGCTCCCCTCAGACATTGCACCAAACAGTTTGTTTATTGCACATCGTGCTTTATTGTATGACAAGTGCACATTCAGTATGCTTTCCCTCCGGCAGGCACCCAGCAACCCACTGCACCGCCGCACCGCCCGCACCACCCTCACTGCCAGTTACGGGCCACCCGTTGCAGCGAAGAAGGCAGCGGGATGGAGAGGTGGACGAACTGCTCCAACAGATGCAACGCACACCGGACGTCGCTGAGGCACGCAACAGGTGGGATGCCGAATTTCAGGCACGCCTCCTGGAGGTACGTGCTAAAAGCATGCTCCACATTTTGTACAGCAGATGCAGCTCCATGCAACACAATGTTGCCATATTCATCTTTCCAAACCTGTGCTTAACCTCTGTATGATCACCTCTTGTGGGGCACGGCCCAGTATATTTCTGTAGGTCATCGATaacatgaaagagaaaggagCCTTGAATTTGCAATCGACCCTTCCTGTATGTGCAGCACCTCAACGAGGCCGCTGCTGACAGGCGGCGATTAACGGCTGCTGTGTCGGACCTGGCGGCAGCAGTGCGGAACACCAGGGAGGAGTCTGTGCGCTTGCACGAACAGCTCATGGTGGCCGTCTGCTTCCTGGTGCTGATGCTACACAACCAGCTGCATCCACCACCACATTCATTTTCTGCCATCATGTTTGCTGGCTACCCTTTTTTTTACTGCCTTCTGCAAGACGCAGAAGGCTTATAGTTTTTGTTACTGTACCTTTTCACATTCTGTGAGATGCAGAAGGTTTATAGTTTTTGTTACTGTACCTTTTTACCTTCTGCGAGATGCAGGTGTGTGATATTTTCTAGTCAATTTGTTTTTGCATATTTCTAATGGTGCCTTTTTACATTCTGCAATATGCAGATATATGATATCTAGTCAGTCTGTATCTGCATTTTTCTGGTGTTACCATTTGACGTTCTTAAAGATGCAGAAGTGTTCGTGGCCTAACCATACATCTGCTGTAATAGGGACTTTCATGCAGTGAAGCCTGCATTGTAACAGACTGCATATTTTGTACAGCTCTGAATGACTGTGCTTCAAGTTTTGCTGTTCGGTGAAAACCTTTACTCGCACACCacctaactgatgtaactgtgatGTTTACATGTCTCTATATATGTATATAGGACTTTCATTCTGCAATCATTAAGAGCACTGTGACTTGCATTAAGTGTCATGCACTTAGTCATGTACCGTTTTTATCGAAACCGCTGCACTGTTTATCATATGTAGCGATAATGGCCATTTCTGATATCCACGTTTTTTGTATATTTGCAGTCATGCAAAATGTATATGTCATAGGTGTGGAGTTTTCAatctgcgggggggggggggggggggggggggggcagttagcagcctcttttttttttttcacttgcccTCCCCCTCCTCCAGGCATGCTCCTTGGCAAGAGATATTTATTTTACTACCAGGATACAGAGTGCGTTATGGAGAACGGCAATTCAAAGCAAtatagaagataaaaaaaaagataacgggACCAAGTActgatccttgaggaaccccagcACAAAGAGCTGCAGTAGAGGAATCAGCATCATTAATGCTGACAAATTCAACACGAGAAGAAGGAAACCCATGGATCCAATTAAGAGCTGCAGGGTCTATGTTCAGCACACTTAGTTTATGTAACAGCAATGAGTTACTACCTTTATGGAATGCTTTAGCAAAGTGAAGATATATGCAGTGAGATGAAAAAGCTGAGTACGAGTAGAAGTGCAAGTCGCAAGTGAAGGAAAGTAGTTGAATgtcacaagagaaaaactttCGGAAGCCATGCTGTTAGAGAGAAGCAATTGTTATCCTCCAGAACATTAACATGCGTAAATATATGTACCATTATTTTGCATGTTATTGATCTCTAAGATACGGGGAAATGGTTATATGGATTCTGTTTATCTCCGGCTTTATGTACTGGTATGACCACAGCAGTCTTCCAGTCTTCAGAAGTATGCTATGATGATACGATTGGGAGAATATGCATTGCATGATGATAGAACTATACTCTTTAGCATTCTGTATAAATTTGCCATTTATATCATAATTCCGCTAGAAGACATTAGTTTCATATCGATAGCCCCCACCAGGAAAAATTTCGGGCGGGCCCAAGCCCTCCAGCCTCCCCACAGTCAGTGCCTATATATTATGGAGTACTTACTGAACATTGCACTAGTTGCATACCATGTTTGTATACTGATGTGCGAAAGTGGCCTTCATGCTTTCACAAGCTACGATAATTACCATGCGAGCTTGTAGTCTTGAAATCTATTTTTATCACGTCTGCATGACAATTTGTGCTGCACTTGACAAGACATAGAATTTACTGTGCAACTGCGGTACTGTGAGTATATTATCAAGCAGAGTCCTTAATGCTACTGAAACAAGGATCACCCGTCCCATGGCTGCCCGTGCGCCTCACGCGATATCAAGTTTCGGGAATTTAGTGTGACTGTATGGTGCGAGAATGAACGCAAGCCATCGGCCGAGGTTGCTTGCAACCACACCAGAATGGCACTTTGACCGACGCCTACTCACGCTCATTGACAACAGGCGTCACCGCTTGTGCTACTACGGCCTTTCTCACTAAGCTCTGGATACAGTCAGTGTCATCCTCACGCCATGCTACTTGACCGAAGTGCAAGTCAATGAATTGAGGTGCCTGCTTTCTTAATCCCCAGGTGACAGCTAATTTAACACATTTGCAGAAAACACGGTTGCCCTGTTCAGTGCGGGAAGTACAAAATCATAGAATCAAGCGAACTTCAGTTGGTTTTTATGACCATACGCCGGCTGTGTGAAATGACTGCATTTCACCTTGTCATGTAGTAAACGACAGTTTCTTGACACAACTGTTATTGGTTGTTAAATGTCAAATCTCAGCACATCGGAAACCATCACAGCATGCAATTCAGCACTACAGCTCCTAGGATCAAGGTTATTTCAGGAGGCTTCGATATAAGCTCCTATTTTTAGAAATGAGACAGATTCACCTCCAAAGAAAACAAATCTAGGGTAAAAACAGTCAACCAAAGTCTTATATATCTAGAATAGATGGTGAGAAAGTTTCAAAGAAGATGGCATGTACGTGCCCACGTATTGCGCGTTTGAGTTACTGCCGGGCTAAtaaagctttatgaaaacatatGTCAGAAGCATTGCACGAAGTTTTCATGGGGGCACATGATAGAAACACATTACTGCATTCCTTCCGACGTAGTCATATTTTTTCCGATTCTTAAAACCTATGAATGCAAAAAACAATTGTCTATTCGGTCTTTTTAGCCAATAACGCTGGCTAATGTAAATTATACGATTTGCATGAAAGTGCTGGCTCGAAGGTTGCAGTCCATTATCAAGAAAAATGTCGGGTCACATCAAACAATGGAAATAAAAATGGGATAATAACAATCAATATCCACATCGCGAGAAGCATTTTAGAATCTTGAGATGTACTACCCAGCCATGTAGAGATGTGCCAGGTTGATCTCGAAAAGGCCTTGGCTCGAGTGAATCCACGAAACATATTCAGTGCTTTTCAGTATTTAGACCTAGGCTCAGTTATTCAGGAAGGAATGAAAACTGCATACTATGGGTGCTCTGCCAATACTGTCGTGACCAAGGATCTCAGTGAGAGAACAGAAATTCTTTCATCAGTCAGGCAAGGGTGTCCCttgtcatcctttctttttgctaTTTACGTAGAGCCATTCTGTTGTGAAAATCTTGCATAATGAACGGATTAGCGGCTTTCAGTTATTATCTGATGTCAAAATTCTTCCTTACGTGGATGATGTTGCTGTGGTTTCAAGACAGCGCATGACAGAAGCTCTAAATGATGTCAGTGCTTCCTGCCAAACTACTGGGAGCGCTGTCAGTTGGAATGAGTGCCTAGGTTTCTGGCACAAGACTTGGGACAGCATGCCTCTTTAAAAACGTGCATTGGACAGTAAAGCCCAGTAAAAAACTAAAAAACTATAAAGAAACTGCAAAGTACTGGCAACACTAAACTGGGCAACTCAGATCACAGACAGTGAAATGTAGTGGAATGTGACTTTCGATTTTCGCGCGGGTGACTGTGTAGTATTTTCCCGGTTGTGAAAGCATGGTATGTCCTCCAGGAAATATTTATGTTCAGAGTGTGTGTCCAAGAGCTTCACAGGGTGCTTGATGTGTTTGTGTGGTGTTCAAACTTGGACACACATGAGCCGCACCAGCCTTTCTCATTCGATGCGTAGTGGCCTGTTGAGTTTCCTTCATGCATTTGTGAGATAGGCCGTTTCGAAATTTATGTTCCTTCATGACAAAGAAAAGACTGGTTTGAGGTCAACGCTGCGACACTTCAATATGCATTACCAGACTTCACTTTGCAAGttcgttttaaaaaaaatgcaaatctgGGTATTTCTGAAAGACTTGCTGGAGTGTTTAAGGTGGCGGTTCCACTGCCGCCATCTTGCGAGTAGTTCAAATTCTGCCACCAGGCTACGACACTGATCCATGACTGGGAAAGTGTCTACCCGTCTTGCCCCTGAGCGACCCGAGACTGGTTCTGGTTGAGATGTGTTTCCGGTCCTTTCTTGACCCGCGCGCTGCGTGAAcgcttttcttttgttgctgcgCCTGCCTTCAGAGGGTTACAGATGAACCATGGCAAACCCGGCTGCTCGTCCCCGTCGTGCGTGGGGGGAGGTGTTGGCTAGGGTGGTTCGGCATGCTTCTTTCTCTGCCTGCTCCTTGCTGGTTTTTCCACAACCACACACGGTAGCCTTCTGCGGCTATGTAGccaaggctaagcatagagggaAGAAGGGCCTTGTCGTCGCGAGTGGAGCTTCCTTTGTTCAGGTTATGGTTGTGGAAGGGTGAAGGGAAAAAGTTGGAGAGCTGGgctttgtgtcgttttcttttggttttccctcttgtttgtgtttggcgttcttagtatttaagatgctttgacatgtattaaaaatctagttgcgagtcggcgcttgtggtgtcctttcttcgttgtgtcccgttgttttattgcgctgttcaaatatgaatctaGAACTATtcaaacacgacataaatgctttggatgccttgatccgcaaggcattcaatgTCGCATTTCAtattcccctcaacacccccagaGACAGATTAcaaggcctgggcctccacaacacgatcagGGAACTcatggagacccatcgacaggcccaatacataaggcttacacaaacctctaCAGGCTGGTAtgtcctggactccctcggaatcagaatactgGCCAACGACCTagccctcctccccattcctcgatcccttcaccgagagctggtcatcaagccactgcccaAAAATacgcacccctcccaccatgagcagcgccgcagagcccgtgcgaaggcactccaccgagtgtacggccccgagccggacgccgtatgggtggacgccgcctgcacgggtgacgaagcaaccgcagccgtggtggactcctcttcatccgccctccccAAACTACCTCTCCTCCCAGAGACCGCCCCAGaagctgcagaggaagccgccatcgcaattgccatcacctgcaaggaaaagcccagtacattttaacagactctaaaactgcagtTCTAAATTtcgcgcgaggccgagtccacgtccctgcttttggcatactgtgCTCATCTAATGCaaccccaccccgccatgtagagcttatatgggtgcctgtgcactccgggaATACCacaaacgaggccgccaaccttttagctcgaggttctttaaaccgggctcaggtggcctcggatcggggattcgcgagggagcgaatgcactcgttcagcaaGATGACACAGGCCTACAGAGCCTTGTGCCAGCTCTACACCCCACCCCaaccctccctagataacaaacacgcgaCACTCTGGtgcaaactacacacacacaccccctcacccctgaccctagcccactatcatccctccttccccactcctgcctgcaccttgtgcccagaacccttcgcctcttccctccacatcctctccctctgcccagcggaccctcccccgcgtggcctagaggacctcaagacctgggagacctgggagaccctgctgcgctcggagaacccggccgtgcagacaatcgccaccggccgggcggctgccagtgttatggaccttagggacataaacacttgagtgcggtggggtcgtgcggggacccccGATTTCCTCTCCGACAATGAAGTTTTTCTCTCTACACACTTCTGAAGAGCGAACACACTACGACTTCCTAAAGTGCACAGTCGCCCGCTGCTCCAAGACTATATGTAGACGCCGCCCTACACAGACACACAACGCGCGCCATGGCAGTGGCGGTGGACTCAACATTCCAAGAAGTGGCCAGCATTTCCCTTAGGCACTGCACAGTCACTAAAGCTGAAATGGCCGCGATAGTGCTCGCCGTCCAGTACGGAGATACCCACGGCAAAGAAGTACACATTGTGTCGGACCCCGGGTGGCATGTCGGCTTCTTCTTGCAGGAAGAATCCCCAAAAAGTTAGCCAGATTTGCAACAACCTCACCTGTACACAATTCCCAACTCCAACACGAAATCACGTGGGCTCCGGGGCACGAGGTCGCGGACCTGTCAGCTCGAGGGCACACCAACCGAGCGACACACCCCCGACCCGGACACCACACCCGAAATCCCCACTGCATACAGTGCACGGCTCAAATACTTTAGGATGCTTTGCcgcaataccccccaccacataaaagGAGCGCGAATGGAGACAACTCCAGACCGACACCTTTCCTAATCCATACAAGTACCAAATTATTTTCCGGGGCCGTGGTGCGAAGAACGTCCCACAACATACCACATTACAAGTGGATGCGTCGGACCAAAACCACTACAACTAAAATTCACTAGATcgaaggagcagtgggaggccactctgctcagctcggaccttGCCATTCAACGAAAGCTGATCAAGCAAGCCCGGGGCGGCAGCCACGTGTCCTGAAATGAGGACACCACCCGTTCTGCAACCTTTTACgattttcttttacttttgtcAATGAAAACGTACACACTACTCATCTTGGCTAACTGAAAGTATCCTGCcacagatgatgcgaaacggaaaacagcgccaggcccggacaatattcGGTACGAGATGTACTGTCACGATAACAATATTGCGGGACGTGGGAGAGCGTGACAAAACTGCGTTCTGCGCCTTCTAACGGCGCCCGTCCGCTCCAGTTACCCTCGCAGGCTTCTCTGTACCCTTACTCCTACCTTGCGCCCAGCAGACGCAGATCGAAACCGGCGCCAGGTGACGCTTTGATATCTAGCGATAGCATGTGCCCCAGCCGCTGTGATGAGTGAAGCAGATTGCGCCGTGTTTCGCGGCGAAACACATCTGGCTGTGTCAGCAGAGCGCACATTCCATTTGGCACTGTCgccgaaataaaagaaatgcaGGCGCTTATGAAGGCTGCTAAAGCCGACGAACAAGTTGGGGATGTTCTGTTAGTGCAGTCTCACGTTGCTAATGTTCTGTGAAATTGCCATTGACGGCGATCGCGGCCTTGCAATTGGCCAGCAAGTTTTAGTTGAAGGTAGATAAACGGGTCGCGCTGCCATGTGTCTGCATTCTGCAAAAATGCCGCCAAGAGTTCCTGCTGAAGAAAGAAGGCATATTACTCGGCTATACGTGGAAGGAGTGCCTCAGCGGGAAATATGCCGGCGCACGGGACGGTCGAAATCTGCGGTCACCCGTGTTATTCGGGCCTTCCGGGAGGACAACGGAAGGATAGCGGCACAGCGCTCCGGTCGACGAAGGGCCACGGACGATGAAGAAGACAGGCTGATCGTTGCTGCAGCAGTCGCTGATCCCTTTATGACTGCTCGAGAATTGCGGCAGGAAATGGACATTCGGGTGTCCTTGTGCACCATAAGGAGACGACTGCGGGAAGCCGGGCTGCAAAACTGCGTGGCAGCTCAGAAGCCCCATCTGACTGAGAAGCAGCGCAAACAGAGGCTGGAGTTTGCACGCGCTCTAGAGCAGTGGACACTGGACGACTGGGCCTGCGTTGTTTTCACAGACGAGTCCACTTTTAGTACCCGATGGGATCAACAGCGACGCGTTTGGCGGCCCGTCAGTTGCAGGTAGGCAAGAGTCGCTCCTATTAAGGAGTATAAATTGTTATAGTCGCTCGTTATATGCTTTTAAAAGGCACGAATGCTTGAGTTTTTCTTAGTGCTGCTTATGCAATGGACCGTATTTCCTACCGCGGTTCTTCCATCTTGTATTCCTTTATTGTCTTAAGGTATCTGGCAACACGCCTGGAGTGATTTATTGCTTCAATTTCTCCATGCTTACAGCAGTCGTTTAATGCCCTATAAGGTGGCCATATTGTTTTGTTCTACTCAATTTCGCGTGCGGCGACTCATGCATGTGCGCCACTGACATGAGAGCAAACGAAGTGCGATAAAGCAGGCTCGACTATGTTACTCATGCGCCTTACTGTTTCTCTCCCCACTCGACCCCCGTTTAGGTATCTACCAAGTTACACGAACAGCGTCTTTTCAAGTGGGCGATGCACCGTCGCTGTGTGGGGCGCCATCTCAAAGGACGAACTTGGGCCCCTGGTGCGCATTGACGGACGCTTCAACGCAGAGGCGTACAAGGATATTTTGGAATACACCCTAGGGCCTTATATCCTGGGTGGCCCATTTCCGGACGGGCTATACTGGCTGCAGCATGACCGCAGCCCTGTGCACACTGCCCGCACTGTGGAAAGGTACCTAAATTCTCGCGGCGTGAACCGCCTGCAAT
The Amblyomma americanum isolate KBUSLIRL-KWMA chromosome 3, ASM5285725v1, whole genome shotgun sequence genome window above contains:
- the LOC144124814 gene encoding uncharacterized protein LOC144124814, translated to MVPPDEEELEEEGTPCDTASTQEQPAVVPGRPSQQQRSTQTEEVHQLLAETRRTNNLLAARNVEDIAFHARLLEQQSQTSAEVRSLTAAVRDLTGAVNESGAAMARAAQAARADSVPLNEQVVLAVASMMCILQNQGHRSWQAAEDGWPHDTDGRASERQGALLRTDQRPPPAAGTHQPQPTSPPQSFSGRRTGDKRPAEGGPLWSWHPATHCTAAPPAPPSLPVTGHPLQRRRQRDGEVDELLQQMQRTPDVAEARNSTSTRPLLTGGD